One window of the Mytilus galloprovincialis chromosome 14, xbMytGall1.hap1.1, whole genome shotgun sequence genome contains the following:
- the LOC143058159 gene encoding uncharacterized protein LOC143058159 encodes MAKAEIVKEFDKQDVNFRTFRNDFVQSQLRVITLQMEKNGDVVMDEVDKKSTNSFQIPSHTKSEERYKFVTAHHPEETVSVTMGEPCFENQCSYEAVIKVFDHIINVANVKDGNESRKWTMVGCDGLPYTLGSRIIDNYSVCHDCKMEFDDAAEFEEHKNYRSHCTNIPYSDCQKYMNLMMLPVLGHYEINMSKALMKLLWDVIIIDLAKMLGFKSIKALQACQVLQECVLLFSFSFSDHHKTWQILQIFMFAMAQELLHPYCRQQVLSCRTPTVEGFYLWLAKVSNPNFKFMSDVVFTSCLALHVLRAGTRRNNSTAIQAGKFKFSPLFFGLNMPFYMETFIRDSFVRVQCPHDILAFIEKNESYSVSGNESKGEGGDFVLENFNRKTKMWVPAGLPDKPKWLQVCRNIDILEKVHDHLHSIFNTKQADDEYEFSYDISKEIFDFRCIVRQSKYLAKPFQVEEHKTLSGKTLDYDLVNFMEMQTK; translated from the exons ATGGCGAAAGCTGAAATTGTGAAAGAGTTTGACAAGCAAGATGTTAATTTCAGGACCTTTAG AAATGACTTTGTTCAAAGCCAGTTAAGAGTTATAACCttgcaaatggaaaaaaatggtGATGTAGTAATGGACGAGGTGGACAAGAAATCGACCAACAGTTTCCAAATTCCTAGTCACACCAAAAGTGAAGAGAG atacaaatttgTAACTGCACACCACCCAGAGGAAACAGTGTCAGTTACCATGGGTGAACCCTGTTTTGAAAATCAATGTTCATACGAAGCAGTGATAAAG GTGTTTGATCATATAATAAATGTCGCCAATGTGAAGGATGGTAATGAAAGTAGGAAATGGACTATGGTTGGATGTGATGGCTTGCCTTACACCCTAGGCAGTCGCATCATCGACAACTATTCTGTTTGCCATGACTGCAAAATGGAGTTCGATGACGCTGCTGAATTTGAGGAACACAAAAATTACAGAAGTCACTGCACCAACATTCCGTATTCAGATTGCcaaaaatacatgaatttgatgATGCTACCAG tgCTAGGACATTATGAGATTAACATGTCAAAGGCGTTGATGAAACTATTATGGGATGTCATAATAATAGACTTGGCCAAGATGCTTGGTTTTAAAAGTATTAAGGCGTTGCAAGCTTGTCAGGTGCTTCAG GAATGTGTATtactattttctttttctttttcagaccATCACAAAACATggcaaattttacaaattttcatgTTTGCTATGGCACAGGAACTATTGCATCCTTACTGCAGACAACAAGTGTTGTCTTGTAGAACACCAACTGTGGAAGGATTTTATTTGTGGCTAGCAAAAGTTTCCAATCCCAATTTCAAATTCATGTCAGACGTGGTTTTTACCAGCTGTCTCGCACTCCATGTTTTAAGGGCTGGAACCAGGCGTAACAACTCTACAGCTATCCAAGCTGGAAAGTTTAAATTTTCGCCACTTTTCTTTGGTCTCAATATGCCCTTTTACATGGAGACATTTATTAGAGATTCATTTGTAAGAGTACAATGTCCGCATGATATACTTGCCTTCATTGAGAAAAATGAATCTTACAGTGTCAGTGGAAACGAATCAAAGGGAGAAGGTGGAGATTTCGTGCTCGAAAACTTTAATAGGAAAACAAAGATGTGGGTACCAGCCGGTCTTCCAGACAAACCAAAGTGGCTGCAAGTGTGCAGAAATATTGACATATTGGAAAag gTACATGATCATCTTCATTCGATATTTAACACCAAACAAGCTGATGATGAGTACGAATTTTCATATGACATCAGCAAGGAAATATTTGACTTTCGTTGTATAGTCAGACAAAGCAAATATTTGGCAAAACCATTCCAGGTTGAAGAACATAAAACATTAAGTGGGAAAACCCTTGACTACGATCTTGTTAATTTCATGGAAATGCAAACAAAATAG